In the Paramormyrops kingsleyae isolate MSU_618 chromosome 6, PKINGS_0.4, whole genome shotgun sequence genome, one interval contains:
- the tac3a gene encoding tachykinin-3a: MRSSLLLAVLSIMMSFPSCQSSCEEQEIGEPHRSELEIQKGRGLSNIPRELLKRYSDIDYDSFVGLMGRRSSGTNNSPLRKRDMHDVFVGLMGRRSSQMDESRPWRQEYPVRRVGIFFNKCKLRSRQEE; this comes from the exons ATGAGGAGCAGTTTGTTGCTGGCGGTTCTGTCCATCATGATGAGCTTCCCATCCTGCCAGTCCAGCTGCGAAGAGCAGGAGATCGGAGAGCCACACAGATCGGAGCTGGAG ATACAGAAGGGTCGTGGATTGTCTAACATTCCCCGCGAACTTCTGAAACGGTATAGCGATATCGATTATGATAGTTTCGTGGGACTGATGGGCAGGAGAAGCAGCG GCACAAACAACTCACCGCTACGAAAAA GGGACATGCATGATGTCTTTGTGGGACTCATGGGTCGCAGGAGTTCACAGATGG ATGAATCCCGTCCTTGGAGACAAGAGTACCCTGTGAGGAGGGTTGGGATTTTCTTCAATAAATGCAAGCTGAG GTCTCGCCAAGAAGAGTAG